Proteins encoded together in one Maricaulis maris window:
- a CDS encoding MarR family winged helix-turn-helix transcriptional regulator: MARARAVDRRLFLLLEIAARKLNRDADARLKSVAGVTSAQAAVLFLLARRGERRMGDIGEMLSLHPPAVTGLVNRMEALGLVTKVASTTDKRSALVSLTEKGRALGDTADHILRDLNTELESRLGEEDSDMLHRVLTRLAVTG, encoded by the coding sequence ATGGCTCGCGCTCGCGCCGTTGACCGGCGATTATTCCTGCTGCTGGAGATTGCCGCCCGGAAGCTCAACCGGGATGCAGACGCACGTCTGAAATCCGTCGCCGGGGTGACCTCGGCCCAGGCCGCCGTGCTCTTCCTGCTGGCCCGGCGCGGCGAGCGGCGGATGGGCGATATCGGCGAGATGCTGTCGCTGCACCCGCCGGCGGTGACCGGCCTGGTCAACCGGATGGAAGCCCTCGGCCTGGTGACCAAGGTGGCCTCGACCACCGACAAGCGCTCGGCGCTGGTCTCCCTGACCGAGAAGGGCCGCGCCCTTGGCGATACCGCCGACCATATCCTGCGCGACCTCAATACCGAGCTGGAAAGCCGGCTCGGCGAGGAGGACAGCGACATGCTGCACCGCGTGCTGACCCGGCTGGCCGTCACCGGTTGA
- a CDS encoding enoyl-CoA hydratase produces MSELVLVETADRIRTIRFNRPEKKNALTQDMYTAAAEALESADSDPSVRVSIITGAGGVFTAGNDIVDFTQRPPEFGKDEVPPVRRFMMALLKAEKPVIAAVDGLAIGIGVTLLLHCDLVVASNRSIFKTPFVDLALAPEFASSQLMPRFFGHAVAAELLLLGDTWDANRARETGLINRVTEPDQLEETARFMAAILAAKAPTSIKASKALMRQPAEDIEVRMDRENTIFASQLQSPEFAEAAAAFLERRAPDFDKLG; encoded by the coding sequence GTGAGCGAACTGGTTTTGGTCGAGACTGCGGATCGCATCCGCACCATCCGTTTCAATCGTCCTGAGAAGAAGAACGCCCTCACCCAGGACATGTATACCGCCGCCGCCGAAGCGCTTGAGAGCGCGGACAGCGATCCGTCGGTGCGCGTCAGCATCATCACCGGTGCCGGCGGCGTGTTCACCGCCGGCAATGACATTGTCGACTTCACCCAGCGTCCGCCGGAATTCGGCAAGGACGAGGTGCCGCCGGTGCGGCGCTTCATGATGGCGCTGCTGAAGGCTGAGAAACCGGTCATCGCCGCCGTCGACGGTCTGGCGATCGGGATCGGTGTGACCCTGCTGCTGCATTGCGACCTCGTGGTCGCCTCGAACCGTTCGATCTTCAAGACGCCCTTTGTCGACCTCGCCCTGGCGCCGGAATTTGCCTCCTCCCAGCTGATGCCGCGCTTCTTCGGCCATGCCGTTGCCGCCGAACTCCTCCTGCTCGGCGACACCTGGGATGCCAACCGTGCCCGCGAGACCGGCCTGATCAACCGCGTCACCGAACCCGACCAGCTGGAGGAAACGGCCCGCTTCATGGCCGCCATCCTGGCCGCCAAGGCGCCGACCTCGATCAAGGCGTCCAAGGCGCTGATGCGTCAGCCGGCCGAGGATATCGAGGTCCGCATGGACCGTGAGAACACGATCTTCGCCTCGCAGCTGCAATCGCCGGAATTTGCCGAGGCTGCCGCTGCCTTCCTCGAGCGCCGCGCGCCCGATTTCGACAAGCTGGGCTGA
- a CDS encoding serine hydrolase domain-containing protein: MKKRYIVGGAIAVLLAAGVTALNLSPIGRVYLPSGTGIVAKQMCSLTWVSGLDPDQAYDFYLEPLLGDAASLIKYDMDADNREVTSSVLGLFWPQRAVWRDGLGCTLVHGGYGFDAELTVPVEQEFAPFELDTAHRDEWFDTEALDAVIADAFDGVEADSRQTLGVAVLHQGRLVAEHYADGASRDTRFHGWSMTKSAMTTLAGTLVQEGRLDIDAEGAIPALAEVDDIRLAEITIADLLRMAGGLAIAEDNTGTDPNSEMLFTQSDMPRYAATRERLYAPGEHWQYMSGNTILATDTMQRLLGDTLPEQVAGLRAHIFEPLGIYSAIMEPGENGVFQGSSYMYATAHDWARLALLYMNDGMVDGRRLLPEDWYDIVAEPTPGSDGQYGMGFWLPAEGSLLPPETIMLSGFQGQWGYVLPEQELVIVRFGATTGVNSRSGGLARGVIAALQPPVTTPAPEAGTDVDIDIDDTPTDDQ; the protein is encoded by the coding sequence ATGAAAAAACGTTACATCGTCGGCGGCGCCATCGCCGTCCTGCTGGCTGCCGGGGTCACGGCGCTGAACCTGTCGCCGATCGGCCGGGTCTACCTGCCCTCGGGCACCGGCATCGTGGCCAAGCAGATGTGTTCCCTGACCTGGGTCTCCGGCCTCGATCCGGACCAGGCCTATGACTTCTATCTCGAGCCCCTGCTCGGCGATGCGGCCAGCCTGATCAAATACGACATGGACGCGGACAACCGCGAGGTGACCTCCTCCGTGCTCGGCCTGTTCTGGCCGCAGCGGGCCGTCTGGCGTGACGGGCTGGGCTGTACGTTGGTGCATGGCGGCTACGGCTTCGATGCCGAGCTGACCGTCCCCGTGGAGCAGGAGTTCGCCCCGTTCGAACTCGATACCGCCCATCGCGATGAATGGTTCGATACCGAGGCACTGGACGCCGTCATCGCCGACGCTTTCGACGGCGTCGAAGCCGACAGCCGGCAGACGCTGGGCGTCGCCGTCCTGCACCAGGGCCGGCTGGTTGCCGAGCACTATGCCGACGGCGCGAGCCGTGACACCCGCTTCCATGGCTGGTCGATGACCAAGAGCGCCATGACCACCCTGGCCGGCACGCTGGTCCAGGAAGGCCGGCTCGACATTGATGCGGAAGGCGCGATACCGGCCCTCGCCGAGGTCGATGATATCCGCCTTGCCGAGATCACCATTGCGGACCTCCTGCGCATGGCCGGCGGACTGGCGATCGCCGAGGACAATACCGGCACCGACCCCAATTCCGAGATGCTCTTCACCCAGTCCGACATGCCGCGCTATGCGGCAACCCGCGAGCGGCTTTATGCGCCCGGCGAGCACTGGCAATACATGAGCGGCAATACCATCCTCGCGACCGACACAATGCAGCGCCTGCTCGGCGACACCCTGCCGGAACAGGTCGCCGGCCTGCGCGCCCACATCTTCGAACCGCTGGGCATTTATTCCGCGATCATGGAGCCGGGCGAGAACGGGGTCTTCCAGGGCTCGTCCTACATGTATGCGACGGCCCATGACTGGGCCCGCCTCGCCCTGCTCTACATGAATGACGGCATGGTCGACGGTCGCCGCCTGCTGCCGGAGGACTGGTATGACATCGTGGCCGAGCCGACCCCCGGGTCGGACGGCCAGTACGGCATGGGCTTCTGGCTGCCCGCCGAGGGCAGCCTCCTGCCGCCGGAGACCATCATGCTGAGCGGTTTCCAGGGCCAGTGGGGCTATGTCCTGCCGGAGCAGGAGCTGGTCATTGTCCGCTTTGGCGCCACTACCGGGGTCAATTCCCGCTCGGGTGGCCTGGCACGCGGCGTCATTGCCGCGCTACAGCCGCCAGTGACAACACCCGCGCCGGAAGCCGGGACCGACGTCGATATCGACATCGACGATACGCCCACCGACGACCAGTAA
- a CDS encoding BLUF domain-containing protein, translating to MLHRMVLTARSKVEMGPGALKGDFGSIMACCMQSSIASSLTGALVVESGLLLEILEGDSAELCDFHSRAEQDPRVADIQVLEFVPVLRRAYETWAVAAATAETADPALAGAIAEKRAGPFAVSQHIRRVTMQGVLAETPPLCVAA from the coding sequence ATGCTGCACAGAATGGTCCTGACTGCCCGGTCGAAGGTCGAGATGGGTCCCGGCGCGCTCAAGGGTGATTTCGGCTCGATCATGGCCTGCTGCATGCAATCGAGCATCGCCTCGAGCCTGACCGGTGCGCTGGTTGTGGAGAGCGGCCTGCTGCTGGAAATCCTCGAGGGCGACAGTGCCGAGTTGTGCGACTTCCACAGCCGCGCCGAACAGGATCCCCGCGTCGCCGACATCCAGGTGCTGGAATTCGTGCCGGTGCTGCGGCGTGCCTATGAGACCTGGGCGGTGGCGGCTGCGACAGCGGAAACGGCGGATCCGGCGCTGGCCGGCGCCATTGCCGAGAAGCGCGCCGGCCCGTTCGCCGTCAGCCAGCATATCCGCCGTGTGACCATGCAGGGCGTGCTCGCCGAGACCCCGCCGCTCTGCGTCGCGGCCTAG
- a CDS encoding UbiD family decarboxylase, whose amino-acid sequence MAYQSLREFLDQLEAEGDLVRVTTPVSTELEMTEIHKRTLHAGGPAILFENVINERGEKSEMPCLVNLFGTVKRVAQAVTLGGQARTTGAELREVGELLAFLRQPEPPRGVKEAMALLPLAKTVMSMRPKTVKKAPCQEVVLTGDEIDLDRLPIQTCWPGEPAPLITWPLVVTKGPSDDKQDDFNLGIYRMQKLGKDRTLMRWLKHRGGAQHYQRWKDKKPDPLPAAVVLGADPGTILAAVTPIPDTLSEYQFAGILRGKKAELVDCKTVPLKVPADAEIILEGHVLLDEYGPEGPYGDHTGYYNSVEHFPVFRISAITMRKDPIYLTTYTGRPPDEPAILGEALNEVFIPLLQQQYPEILDFWLPPEGCSYRIAVISMKKAYAGHAKRVMMGAWSFLRQFMYTKWIIVVDDDINARDWKDVMWAVSTRMDPARDIVTVENTPIDYLDFASPVSGLGSKIGLDATNKTGNETTREWGEKLDMDDATKARVDAIWGELGIEV is encoded by the coding sequence ATGGCCTATCAATCGCTCAGGGAATTTCTCGACCAGCTGGAAGCCGAGGGCGATCTGGTGCGCGTCACCACGCCGGTCTCCACCGAGCTGGAAATGACCGAGATCCACAAGCGCACCCTGCATGCGGGCGGCCCGGCCATCCTGTTCGAAAATGTCATCAATGAGCGTGGCGAGAAGAGCGAGATGCCGTGCCTCGTGAACCTGTTCGGCACCGTCAAGCGGGTCGCCCAGGCGGTCACGCTGGGCGGTCAGGCGCGCACAACCGGGGCCGAGCTGCGTGAGGTCGGCGAGCTGCTCGCCTTCCTGCGCCAGCCCGAGCCGCCGCGCGGCGTCAAGGAAGCCATGGCGCTTTTGCCGCTGGCCAAGACCGTGATGTCGATGCGCCCGAAGACCGTGAAGAAGGCGCCCTGCCAGGAGGTCGTGCTGACCGGCGATGAGATTGATCTCGACCGCTTGCCGATCCAGACCTGCTGGCCCGGCGAACCGGCGCCGCTGATCACCTGGCCGCTGGTCGTCACCAAGGGCCCGTCCGACGACAAGCAGGATGATTTCAATCTCGGCATCTATCGCATGCAGAAGCTGGGCAAGGACCGCACCCTGATGCGCTGGCTCAAGCATCGCGGCGGCGCCCAGCACTATCAGCGCTGGAAGGACAAGAAGCCCGACCCGCTGCCTGCGGCCGTCGTCCTCGGCGCCGATCCGGGCACCATCCTCGCCGCCGTCACGCCGATCCCGGACACCCTGTCGGAATACCAGTTCGCCGGCATATTGCGTGGCAAGAAGGCCGAGCTGGTCGACTGCAAGACGGTCCCGCTGAAAGTCCCCGCCGACGCCGAGATCATCCTCGAGGGCCATGTCCTGCTCGACGAGTACGGCCCGGAAGGCCCTTATGGCGACCACACCGGCTATTACAATTCGGTCGAGCATTTTCCGGTCTTCCGGATCAGCGCCATCACCATGCGCAAGGATCCGATCTATCTGACCACCTATACCGGCCGCCCGCCCGACGAGCCGGCCATTCTCGGCGAGGCGCTGAACGAGGTCTTCATCCCCCTCCTGCAGCAACAATACCCGGAGATCCTCGATTTCTGGCTGCCGCCGGAGGGCTGTTCCTACCGCATCGCCGTGATCTCGATGAAGAAGGCCTATGCCGGCCACGCCAAGCGCGTGATGATGGGGGCCTGGTCCTTCCTGCGCCAGTTCATGTACACCAAGTGGATCATCGTCGTGGATGACGACATCAATGCGCGTGACTGGAAGGATGTGATGTGGGCCGTCTCGACCCGCATGGACCCGGCCCGCGACATCGTTACCGTCGAGAACACCCCCATCGATTATCTCGACTTTGCCTCACCGGTATCCGGCCTCGGCTCCAAGATCGGTCTCGATGCGACGAACAAGACGGGCAATGAAACCACCCGCGAATGGGGCGAAAAGCTCGACATGGACGACGCCACGAAAGCCCGGGTGGACGCGATCTGGGGGGAGTTGGGGATTGAGGTTTAA